The DNA region CCCGGGAGACCGCGAGACCGGGAGACCCCAACGGTGCCTCGGCAGAGGGACGGGAAACAGTCGTGTGGGGCGGGCGGTGGCAAGCGCAGGTGGAGCCATGGGTTGGGAGGGGGAGGgcgaggaagaggaagaggcccCCCACACCCCAAACATTACCGGCCGGCTGTTGGGACCCGCGGGGATGGATCTGGGGGCTGATGGCCAGGTCAGCACCCATCTTTGGGTCTGGAAAATGTCACTGGGGCTTTCGGGCCACGGAAAGGTGGAGGGTGGTCAGCAGGAAGGAACCTCTGACGGAACCTAAGCCAGTCTGCAGCCCAAGTAGCCTCAAATTAACTGGCGGGAAAAGTGGGGAGTGAGGCTCCTCGTGGCCCAGACGGTTCCCTCCTGGTCTCTTCCTGGTCCAGCCTGAGATGCACTGTATGTTACTCCTCTCGTTCTTCGCCCTGTGTAGTTCTCAGCTGTCCCTGGCATGCGCAGGGCCTGGCCCGATGACAGGGCTGCCCTCGGGCTGCGGCGCGATGGCTCAGGGAGACTCTGCCGCGGGAACCCGGGCCCCACGGAGCATGCAGCTCTTCTACTTTACAGTGCCATAGGtccttttcaaaataataatgaaaacaattgGTGACAGTAGATGGCagtagttttgctttgttttgaatGCCCTTGGCAAAGTGAAAAGTTGGCAGTTTTCTGTTCCCCCCATTCTCTCTCCCTGACCCCCAATTTTGGGAATCCCGAACTGAACTGCTGGCCAGTGGCGACTGGTGAagaggtgaggagggaggggcagccGTGCAGGACTGTGGTCCCTGCCTCCACTCTGACTGAGCCTGGGATCCTGGACCAGTCCATTCTTCTTTCCAGCTGTTTCCCCATCAGTACAAAGGGTTCTCCAAATCCCTCTTTATATGAACATGTCTATGGTCCTTTGAGTCTGGCTTATATCAGTGTGTCCCCCAATTGTATATCCCTGGTGCACAGTCATCCAGAACCAGCACTGAGGGCTGCTCCATGCAGGACGCTGGCCTATCCCCCAGAGAAAGGCCCACAAGGTCCCCCTCACTGGAGAGCAGCCTGGGGTGGGCAAGGGGACAGACAGCTAGGAGGTGGCGCCTGGCCTCTCAGTCACCccaggcgggggagggggggagggaaagAGCTGTCCCACGTGACAAGTTTATGTGTCTCTTCTCCCCAGTAGTTACCAAGAGCCTGCGAGTTCCTGTCTTTTTTCATCCCTGATTCTCCCCATTGGCCTAAGCTGGGCATGGGGCGCCCAGTAAGTACACAGTTCACTTTTGTGGAATGAATGGTTAATGGCTGGTGGCTGGGAGGGTCCGTGGAGTGGACAGGACCAAGCTGAGCTTTGCAGAAGATGTGGGATTTAAAAGGTCTAGAGGTGAAGTGAGGGCACcgcacccccctccccccgggAAAGGCTGGAGGTGCTTGGGGTGACTGTGGTGTTCTGGGAATGGAGCGAGACATGGCAGGTGTGGAGGCAGGAGGCTGGGTGCGTGGGAAACTctatgaaagaaaaactgagaaggTGAGGAATGCTGACGAGGTGGAAGTGTGGGAGAAATGGAGAAGCCGGCAGGAGCTCCAGGCTAGAGCATGGGGGATGGAGAGGGTGACTAAAATAGGGAAGACACCGAGGTCAGCTTTAGATGCATTGAGGTTCATAGGGGGGCGGAGGGGGGGGCAGGAAGGGGCTCAGACCATCAACGGAAAATGTCCAGGGTTCTCCATTCCATCCAGAGGATGGGGGTCAAGATGCCGCCATGACTCCTACCTGGAGAGCTTTAGAGCCAGGACTCAAGGGTCTCTGGTCTTCATCCTCTTAGAGTAGAGGACACCGAGGCCCTGAAGTTCAGGTGACTCATCAGTACTGGCCAGAGGGTGGAGGGAAGATCAAAAGGGAAGCTTTGCAGAGACGGCAGGATAAATTTTTCAGGTGGGAAgacctgaaaaaaagaaagtaatgaacaacagaaagaggagagagtgCTTTAGAAAGTTTCCAGGCACTCTGACAGCAGTCGAAGGTTAACAGTTGTTAACCCTTTTATAGACAGCAGATTTCCTCTGCCCTCTACCATCAGGCTTGTTCTGCTATGGTGATCAGCAGATCTCAAAGCCTCAGAGACACTCCTTGCCCCCGGCTGCAGTGAGAGGGGCGTCCGCATGGGGAGCGTGGAGGGGCCCCAGTGCGTGGGCACACACAGGGGCGGAGAGGAGAGGGAAACCCCTCACTCTGAGGGCCTTGTCTTGCGCACAGCAGTGCGCAGCTGCGAAGCTTGGTGCTGCCAGGCAGTCTGCTTAGGCAGGAGCCTCCAGGCCTGTCTCTGGGCATGACTTGGAAAGAAAGGCTGTTGTCTTGGGGTGTCCTCCACCTCCCATGTCCTGTCTCTCACCCCCTGATGTTGCCATTCTGCACCGCCGTGTGGCCAGGGTCATTGGGGGCCACCCGGGCAGGGCCCGCCCTGCCTGCCGCACCCAGGCTTCCAACcgcccctctccttcccctgctaGCCTGGAGAGGAAAGCAGACTAGTTGAATACATTTGCCCTTAGGTTGTGAATGCGAGTTTCCCTCAGGAATGTTTGCATTTTAGAAGATGGCGGCCCCTCACCCTCCAACTTTAACCCAACGCCTGGGCCTGAAGCACTGTGCCTGACACTTCGTTGGCAGCATTTTACTTGGCCCTCGCAAGGACCTTACTAGGCAGgtgttatttcctcttttttccaaATGGGGACCCAAGATCCTGAGAGTTTTAGCCAGTTCCCCGAGGTTACCCAGCCAGCAAGTGATAAAGCTGGGACACAGTCACGGGCTTCCAGAACCAAATCCAGCTGTCGGCACTTAGCTTCCACATCACAGGTgctccttccaagaagacatcCTTAATGACAGCTGGTGGTGATGGAGAAGTTCTGAGGGATCCTTAACTGAGGGTCTTGACCTCCAGGCCTAGAGGGTACCTAGGGCTTCTGGAGGGTCTGTGAAactctaaaacttttaaaaactttctgtGTGCatattttctgctcatttttcagcAGAGGGCTCCTCCAGGCCAGGTGGACCCCTGTCCGTCTACACCCCAGGTCCTGAGAAAAGAAGGCCAGTCACTGAAGGCACTTCAGGCCCTGGTTTTAATCTCTGCCCTGGTCCTCATTCTGAAATCTCAAAAGGCACATAGTAGCTGACAGCTGACTGGAGAGGTTCTTCTGTGGCCAGTGGGTGGGTGTCAACAGAACTGAGAGGTGGAAATTTTACAGAGgtggaaattgaggctcaaagaaggGACCCCACACACTCAAGATTGCCCAGTGAATTAGAGGCAGAAATGTTTTATGCATTGTTTAGGCCTACTGAAGGCGTCTGTAAGGCTGTAAGTTTAATCAAGGCAAAGAAATCAACATTTCCCCAGCCTCACGTGTGCTAACATGTCCACGGGCATCATCTCCTTCACCCCGTGCTGCGTGAGACCCCCCCGCATTGTTCCCCTCCACAGGTGATGCTGACATTAGAGGACAAAGACATGAAGGGGTTCACCTGGGCCATAGCCCCTGCCTTGACCTCCCTGGGCTACCTGCTTATACTGCTGGTCTCCATCTTCCCCTTCTGGGTTCGTCTGGTGAACGAGGAGTCCCAGGAAGTGTTTTTCAGTGGCCTGTTTGAGAACTGCTTCTATATCAAGTGCTGGAAGCCTCGACCCTTACCCGGTaggagggggatgggggtggggatgggggtgagggagaTGGGGCCAGCGCGGGCGTTGGGGAGTGACAGAGGACTGGTGGGGGCAGCTAGGACAGAACTGAATTCGCCCCTGACTTCTCCCCACTAGAGTCCATTAGCGCTCCCCCCCACCCTTAGTTGTGATGCCCACCGTTACCTCCTGGGATCGCCAGACATCCCCTGTGGGGGCAGTACTGCCCTTACtagagaaccactggtttaaccCCAGGGTAGGTTCTAGAATATCTGGGTCTTCAACACCTTTGTCTCTTTGTCCCTCCCCCAGCCGCTCACCTCTGCACGCTCAGGAGGTCATACAGACTCACCTTAACAAGGTCTGAATCATGCCAACAGTAGGAGAATGAATCCCCCTCGATCCTCGGTCTGTTTCACTACTCCTGTTAACGTGGATAATTAAATAGGGGTGTGAGGGACTCCTTGCAGAGCTCAGAATATCCTGACCTCACAGAGTTCTGATTTTCCACCGGTGACTTATTTCAGTGTGACCAATGCGGATGCAATTCTTCACATTTCCACATGCAACAAATTTTATCACGACAATTtcattttatgttgtttattaAAGCCACCGTTTTTTCCCAAACAATACATGATTTTCCCCTACACTTTGATACAACCAGATTCACGTAACAGTATTTGTTAAGAACTGGTTAATAATTTCAGTGTCTGAAATTGCCCATCTAACTTTTTTTTCATGTCATGGGGAACAAGATGGTGGGCCCAGGGCATGCTTGGGGGCAAAGCAGCCGGGTCAGAGCCTTGGTCCCAGGCCACGCTTTGGGACCTGATGGCGACCAGGCTCCAGGGCCACCCCTGCCCAGGCTCTGCAGGGCTCTGCCCGCTGGACCAGGGTGCCCAGCGCCAGcccgctctccctccctcccctgcagtTTACATCATCGTGGGCCGTGTTTTCCTGCTGTCCGCTGTCATCTTGTCTTTCCTCACCACCGTCGTCATGGTGTCCTTTGCATCTCGGCTCTTTCCGAGGACCCGGAAGCACAATCTTGTGTCAGCCTTCATCAGCTTCCTCACAGGTGGGGAGCAGCAGGCGGGCCCCAGCCTTGTGGGTGGGGGATCTGGGGAGACGGCCGGAGATGGGGGGGGTGGTCTCTGGAGAGGGGATTTTTAGGGCCCCTCTCCTCCACTGCCCTCTCAATGAAGTAGCCCACCCCAACCTGCCCCCTCAGGGATTGTGATCCCCCCGCTTTGGGGCTCATCCTAACTCTGCACTCCCAGCGGACACAGTCCTCACAGCCTTGGCTTGGTGTCATCTGTCTGGGGGTCTTTTTCCCATAATCTCTATCCCAGCAACTGTCATGGAATCTGGTACAGGGTTataatataattgaaatatagaatataaatgaaatacaaatgttTCTTGGATGAACGAATGGAAGAGATCATCTCTGCCCTCTGGAACCTTTTGACTTTAAAAGGCTGACCAAGGCCCTACCCTGGGAGGCTCCCATCAGATGGAGGAGGTGGAACGCTCACAGTGGGAAAATCAGGTTGAGTTTCGTCCAAAACGTCACACCCAGGGGGCCCCATCTGGAGTCAGCCAAGAGCACAGGCACAGAGGGTACCCGGGAAGGGGATTTCTGATCATGGGGCCCCTGGGAGGTGAGGCACACAGGCTTTGAGATGAGTTGGGAAGGAGGGCGAGACAGGCATGTGGGGTGGAGGTTATTGGCTCTGAAGGGGCAAGGGTGCGGGCAGGAGCCACACAGGTGTAGGAAGGCTGGAGTGGAGGTGGGAGCCACGGGAGGAGAGCAAGGCTGCCGCCCTGTGACCCACAGGGGCCTGTGCCTTCCTGGCCTTGTTGCTGCATGCCCTGGAGATCCAGAGTCTGCGGATGAAGCCCAGCCCCCCGCAGTTCTACGTGCAGTGGCCTTACTACGTCCTGGGCTTTAGCATCCTTCTGTTCCTAGTGGCTGGTGAGTGTCCCAGGGCTGgtgccctctccctgccctctgtcCGGATTCAGGAGCTGTGGACGCTCTAGAGCTGTGCTGTTCAAAACCGTGGTCACTTGTGgctatttaattaaaatgaaatcaagTTAGAAATTGAGTTCCTCAGTCACGCCAGCCACACTTCACATGTTCAAAAACCACGTTATTATGTGCCTAGTGGCTTCCACATTGGACGGTGCGGATGCAGAAGTTTCTGctggacagcactgctctaggGCCTCAGCCCTGTCCCCCACCCTCGTCCTCCCCATTCTTATGCTCCTTGACTTTAGAACCAAACTTGCACACTTTCATACTCTCCCTTACCACCATCCCGGCTCCTAAGGCTTTCTATTCCTGTCTCTTTATCTTGAAATCTGTGATCTTATTCCTCACTCAGTCGCTTTTTCTTTAGCAACTGTCATCGTCATCATCGAAATTTTTAATCCCTTCTAATTTTGTCCCTACTCCTAATCCTCTTCCCACTATTTTAACCTGACCCATGATCAGAACCTATTTTAACTTGATTCTATTATGCATTGAATATATAACAAAGAATGTTTATAATATATCTGTAAGATACAAGTAAttataaataaactgtacacCCATATTTCCACCATATAGTTTAAGAACTAGCCACGTTTTGTCGAATCCATCGTTTATAAGTTACACCCTTATTTTATGTaccactgagaaagaaaaattgataccAAATATAATTCTAAGATGCTAGAGCTTGTAAGGTACATCCTCATttcagagattttaaaatgtgaaaaaaaatgggtttgtcaaaattaacaaaacatgTTAGAACATTAAGTATTCAATATCTTTGAAGTCTTCCCCCCTCTACCATGTGGCTGTTcctggtctcttcctcttctctcccctctggaTTCAATTCTTCAGAAATTTATGCCAATCATGTTTACTACACATATATATCCTTAAACAACATATTATTTAGTTTTGCATGCTTTAAAACTTTATATGAATATAATCaaactgtattttttcttctGGAGTTTGCTATGTTTGATCAGCATAATCTTGAGATTCCTCCATGTTAATATGAGGAACTaagcttcattcatttttaccaCCTTGAGTATTTAATTGTATAACTAAGCTTTCCTATAGAAGCATGGCATTTCTCTATGGGAGAATTTTAAGTTTATGACTGAGTTTCTTTCATGATTTTAGGActattcagatattttatttcttcttaagtcaattttggtaatttatatatttctctaaGTTTTatctaagtttaaaattttattgacataaaattactcaaaatgttttacttttaatttgtGCTGCATCTGTAGTTATgtactttaaaagaatttttggggggctgcattgggtcttcattgctgcgcgtgggctttctctagttgcggtgagagggggctactcttcgttgtggtgcgcgggcttctcattgcggtggcttctcttgttgtggagcatggggtctaggtgtgcaagcttcagtagttgcagcacgcgggcttcagtagttgtggctcatggactctagtgctcaggctcagtagttgtggcacatgggcttagttgctccgtggcatgtgggatcctcctggaccagggatcgaaccgtgtcccctgcattggcaggtggattcttaaccactgcgccaccagggaagttgctgtagttatgtatttttttcacacctaattttctcttttttcattactATGTTTGTCagaggtttatcagttttttttagtgttttcaaagaaccagctttttagcTTTCTTGAAAACAaa from Mesoplodon densirostris isolate mMesDen1 chromosome 16, mMesDen1 primary haplotype, whole genome shotgun sequence includes:
- the TMEM225B gene encoding transmembrane protein 225B isoform X2, coding for MAELESEFRSADLRLLQPRLCSATADHSGGQVPPAEGQLPRACEFLSFFIPDSPHWPKLGMGRPVMLTLEDKDMKGFTWAIAPALTSLGYLLILLVSIFPFWVRLVNEESQEVFFSGLFENCFYIKCWKPRPLPVYIIVGRVFLLSAVILSFLTTVVMVSFASRLFPRTRKHNLVSAFISFLTGACAFLALLLHALEIQSLRMKPSPPQFYVQWPYYVLGFSILLFLVAGAICLVQETACLSCHLLPISQSTEETQEISHLENVESLGGELSSIQRETLLKEETVI
- the TMEM225B gene encoding transmembrane protein 225B isoform X3 — protein: MGRPVMLTLEDKDMKGFTWAIAPALTSLGYLLILLVSIFPFWVRLVNEESQEVFFSGLFENCFYIKCWKPRPLPVYIIVGRVFLLSAVILSFLTTVVMVSFASRLFPRTRKHNLVSAFISFLTGACAFLALLLHALEIQSLRMKPSPPQFYVQWPYYVLGFSILLFLVAGAICLVQETACLSCHLLPISQSTEETQEISHLENVESLGGELSSIQRETLLKEETVI